In Papaver somniferum cultivar HN1 chromosome 1, ASM357369v1, whole genome shotgun sequence, a genomic segment contains:
- the LOC113326088 gene encoding F-box protein At3g07870-like, with the protein MGKFNMLPSDIVLDILSRSPTESILECKLVSKPFRNVIRHPSFSHKHLDHLNDFDSGKLSFISWSQFPFSYTEYDESLNRFSRKTRINLSPKFEDCCILGSCNGLICFFEWFKDHYSPAYICNPITREYVALPEVEVRYMLTGFGYVPSTNEYKVVSICNNRRGGEWKYGTVQVYILGSGIGWRNLGNIEINMSYVSQPGEFANGAIYWADIEEGTILAFDLAVEELRIIPSPRAGEPNLVAVGNFLCANYEEDGGSLWVLKKNENAQDVIWSKEFSHINLEPITLTKSGGLLGYNLHDGNVYRYTPKASPSRMLVNFGKGFRVLVLHKNTLVSLKALGEEDTELMD; encoded by the coding sequence ATGGGTAAATTTAACATGCTCCCATCAGATATTGTCTTAGATATCTTATCTCGTTCACCCACTGAGTCTATTTTAGAATGCAAATTGGTATCAAAACCATTTAGAAATGTTATTCGACATCCATCCTTCTCACATAAGCATTTGGATCATCTCAACGATTTTGATTCTGGTAAGTTGAGTTTCATATCATGGAGTCAATTTCCGTTTTCTTATACCGAGTATGATGAGAGTTTAAACCGTTTCAGTAGAAAAACAAGGATCAATTTAAGTCCTAAATTTGAGGATTGTTGCATCCTTGGTTCCTGTAATGGCTTAATTTGTTTCTTTGAATGGTTTAAGGATCATTATAGTCCTGCTTATATCTGTAATCCCATTACTAGAGAATATGTCGCCCTTCCAGAAGTTGAAGTAAGATACATGTTAACTGGATTTGGTTATGTTCCttcaaccaatgagtacaaggttgttagcATATGTAATAATCGCAGAGGAGGAGAATGGAAATATGGAACTGTTCAAGTATACATTCTTGGCAGTGGCATTGGGTGGAGAAATTTGGGAAATATAGAAATTAATATGAGTTATGTCTCACAACCTGGTGAATTTGCGAATGGAGCTATTTATTGGGCGGACATTGAGGAAGGAACCATTCTGGCCTTCGATTTGGCTGTTGAAGAGCTCCGCATAATTCCATCACCACGAGCTGGGGAACCGAATCTAGTGGCAGTAGGCAATTTTTTATGTGCAAATTATGAAGAAGATGGAGGTTCTTTATGGGTTTTAAAGAAGAACGAAAATGCTCAGGATGTGATTTGGAGTAAAGAGTTTAGTCATATCAACCTCGAACCGATCACCTTGACGAAGAGTGGTGGGCTTTTGGGCTACAATCTTCATGATGGAAATGTCTATCGTTACACTCCAAAAGCTTCGCCTTCCAGGATGCTTGTGAATTTTGGTAAGGGTTTTAGAGTTTTAGTACTTCACAAGAATACCTTAGTGTCATTGAAAGCGTTAGGAGAAGAAGATACAGAACTAATGGATTAG